The genomic region ATAATGGGAATATTAAGAGTAATGTTTTTAGTCAAACGTGTCCTTGTATCAACATCTTTTGGAAGGACAGTTGAATAACCTGGCAATAACAATACATCATCATAAGAATAAGCTTCTTCAAAAATATTTTTTTCCATTCTGAATGGTTCCTCCCTTTAGGTCAGAAATTTAAAATTTTTGTTCAAATATCAAATGGGGTTATCTTAATCAATAGATTAATTTATTCTTAATGCCTGAAACACCTTTGGCCTGTGAACATCATTGTTACATTTGATTCATTACATGCTTCAATGGATTGATAATCATTTAGTGATCCTCCGGGGTGAACAACTGCAGTAATTTTTTCTTTAATACCAACATCAACTCCGTCACGAAAAGGAAAAAAAGCATCACTTACCATAGTAGAATTAATTAAACCGCCTTTTTCTAAAGCTACTTTACTATCGAGTTCTTTCTTTTTATCATTATCTTTTAAGTCATTATATGCAACATTAAACATTTCAAAAGAATATCTATCCGCGAGCTTTCTATAAGCTTTATCTCTCGCTATTTCAGCAACTCCAACTCTGTCTTGTTCGCCTGTTCCGATTCCAACTGTCACCTCATTTTTAACATAAATAACAGAATTTGAAGTAACACCTATTTCAACAAGCCATCCGAATATCATATCATCATATTCAGAATCCGTTGGATTTCTGTTTATTTTATATTTTTTACCTTTATATTCACATTCCGCTGGAATTAAGTCATTTTTCGTCAAAGTGTTCGGAACAAAAGACCATTGAGTAATTAGCCCTCCGTCTATAAGACTTTTAAATTCAACACATTTTTGACCTACAAAATTATTAAGTTTTTCAATATTTTTAATTTTTATAATTCTAAGATTTTTAGCTTTTTTTAGAATATCAAGAGCTCCTTCTTCAAAATCAGGAGCTACAACTACTTCTGCATACTGAGAAGATATTAATGCAGCCGTTGCTTTATCAATAGGAATATTTACGGCTATACATCCTCCAAAAGCCGCAACTCTGTCAGCCATGTAAGCCTTAGTATAGGCATCTTCAAGACTTGATGAACGAGCTACACCGCAAGGATTATTATGTTTTACAATTACAACACTAGGTTTATCCGTAAGATATCTTAATATGTTCAAGGCGCTATCAGCATCTGTAAGATTTGTTTTTCCAGGATGCTTGCCTGACTGCAAAAGTTCGATATCAGAAACCAAATATTGTCCTGACTGGATTGTTTGAGCCTCTCCGAGCATAAGGTTTCCATTTATTAACTTATATAAAGATGCTTCTTGTCCAGGATTTTCTCCGTATCTTAATCCTTTTTCAATACCATCAATTATCCATGTAACTTTTTCATAGAAAAGAGTTTGACGTGCATTTTTGTCATCAATAAAACTTATTTCCATTTTAGATGGAAATTTATCATCCATTATTGTTTTATAAGCTTTTTTTAAATCAGTCTTCATTATATGGTCCTTTCGTTAAAACAATTTATAATTTAGTTATTTATCTTGTAACAATCAAAAACCCCTTCCCTATTTCCTGTATTTTTAAGATACTGGGCAATATTTTTATCGTATTCCGCAACGTGTTCAAAAGCTTTAACTGCTAATGAATAACGAAATTTAAGATTTGTAGTACATTTATTATTGGAAAGAAAGTAAATTATGGCTTCATAATCTACAGGGTCAACAACAGGAGCAACTCTTAAGAAATTTTTTGAAGCCGCTCTTATCATACATGGCCCTCCTATATCAATATTGCC from Desulfobacterales bacterium harbors:
- a CDS encoding IMP cyclohydrolase, whose product is MKTDLKKAYKTIMDDKFPSKMEISFIDDKNARQTLFYEKVTWIIDGIEKGLRYGENPGQEASLYKLINGNLMLGEAQTIQSGQYLVSDIELLQSGKHPGKTNLTDADSALNILRYLTDKPSVVIVKHNNPCGVARSSSLEDAYTKAYMADRVAAFGGCIAVNIPIDKATAALISSQYAEVVVAPDFEEGALDILKKAKNLRIIKIKNIEKLNNFVGQKCVEFKSLIDGGLITQWSFVPNTLTKNDLIPAECEYKGKKYKINRNPTDSEYDDMIFGWLVEIGVTSNSVIYVKNEVTVGIGTGEQDRVGVAEIARDKAYRKLADRYSFEMFNVAYNDLKDNDKKKELDSKVALEKGGLINSTMVSDAFFPFRDGVDVGIKEKITAVVHPGGSLNDYQSIEACNESNVTMMFTGQRCFRH